A genomic window from Methanovulcanius yangii includes:
- a CDS encoding 50S ribosomal protein L32e, giving the protein MVDEKTRLIRARNAKRATFTRQNLHQKKRLKDTWRRPRGLQSKQRKQFRAKGRQPTPGYGSPLAVRGFHPSGYEEILVSRVEDLEGLDAEVQAIRIGGTVGNKKREAIQNKALEYGLKVLNLKDASLKISEEEPVEEEEAEDTEEEVNDDE; this is encoded by the coding sequence ATGGTTGACGAAAAAACACGACTTATCCGTGCAAGAAACGCAAAGCGTGCAACCTTCACGCGCCAGAACCTTCACCAGAAGAAACGCCTGAAGGACACCTGGAGACGCCCGCGTGGTCTTCAGAGCAAACAGCGCAAACAGTTCCGTGCGAAAGGCCGCCAGCCGACACCCGGCTACGGAAGCCCCCTTGCCGTCCGCGGGTTCCATCCCAGCGGATACGAGGAGATCCTTGTCAGCCGTGTCGAGGACCTTGAGGGTCTCGATGCAGAGGTACAGGCAATCAGGATTGGAGGAACCGTCGGGAACAAGAAGCGCGAGGCAATCCAGAACAAGGCACTCGAATATGGCCTGAAGGTCCTCAACCTCAAGGATGCATCCCTGAAAATCTCAGAGGAAGAACCCGTGGAGGAAGAAGAGGCCGAGGACACCGAGGAAGAGGTGAACGACGATGAGTGA
- a CDS encoding 30S ribosomal protein S4e produces the protein MSNHLKRLNSPGSWRIAKKERTFVSKTAPGPHNASAMPAAVWLRDHMGLALTMKEVKKILKDRSLLVNGRPCRDPKMGIGVFDIVALPSVDKYYRILRAKKGDIISVPITAEAASSRLCKIADKTVVKGGKIQLNLRYGANIIVDSNDYRPKDSVVLSLAGENRFTVIDHFPFAVGNTAMVIGGRHSGKIGRITDINVVPGSIPNRVILEEVDTGDVFETIEAYIFMVGREESAIKEWGIEQ, from the coding sequence ATGTCGAATCATCTGAAACGGCTCAACAGCCCCGGTTCGTGGCGTATAGCCAAAAAAGAAAGGACGTTCGTATCCAAGACCGCTCCCGGCCCGCACAATGCAAGTGCAATGCCCGCAGCAGTCTGGCTTCGGGACCACATGGGCCTTGCGCTCACCATGAAGGAAGTCAAGAAGATCCTCAAGGATCGCTCTCTTCTGGTCAACGGCAGGCCCTGCAGGGATCCGAAGATGGGTATTGGCGTATTCGACATCGTCGCTCTCCCCTCGGTGGATAAATACTACCGCATTCTCAGGGCGAAGAAAGGCGATATCATCTCCGTCCCCATCACCGCGGAAGCGGCATCGAGTCGTCTCTGCAAGATTGCAGACAAGACCGTTGTCAAGGGCGGGAAGATCCAGCTCAACCTACGCTATGGTGCGAACATCATCGTCGATTCGAATGACTACCGTCCCAAGGACTCTGTGGTCCTCTCTCTTGCAGGCGAGAACCGCTTCACCGTCATCGATCACTTCCCCTTTGCCGTCGGCAACACCGCAATGGTGATTGGCGGTCGCCACTCGGGGAAGATCGGCAGGATCACCGATATCAATGTCGTACCTGGAAGCATCCCGAACCGTGTCATCCTTGAAGAGGTCGACACCGGTGATGTGTTCGAGACGATTGAGGCATACATCTTCATGGTCGGCCGTGAAGAGTCCGCGATCAAGGAATGGGGGATTGAACAGTGA
- a CDS encoding 30S ribosomal protein S14 translates to MSEQQKQNKEQDTTKSGRGANECLICGRKQGLVRRHNIMLCRQCFRENAAKIGFKKMN, encoded by the coding sequence ATGTCTGAACAGCAGAAGCAGAACAAAGAACAGGACACGACAAAGAGCGGACGCGGTGCGAACGAGTGCCTGATATGCGGAAGAAAGCAGGGCCTTGTCCGCCGACACAATATCATGCTCTGTCGTCAGTGCTTCCGCGAGAATGCCGCCAAGATCGGCTTCAAGAAGATGAACTAA
- a CDS encoding 30S ribosomal protein S17, with product MARNPGLNVSVPEKECDDVNCPFHGALPVRGQVITGKVVSDRMQGSVVVSRDYLHYVKKYKRYEKRSSKLHAHHPPCIDLKVGDTVKIAECRPISKTKKFVVVEVAEE from the coding sequence ATGGCAAGAAATCCAGGATTAAACGTCTCCGTTCCGGAGAAGGAATGCGATGACGTCAACTGTCCATTTCACGGCGCTTTACCGGTGCGCGGCCAGGTGATCACCGGCAAAGTCGTGAGTGACCGGATGCAGGGATCTGTGGTGGTCTCAAGGGATTACCTGCACTATGTGAAGAAGTACAAGCGTTATGAAAAACGCAGTTCAAAGCTTCACGCACACCACCCCCCCTGTATCGACCTGAAGGTCGGCGACACCGTCAAGATCGCGGAGTGCCGTCCTATCAGCAAGACCAAGAAATTTGTCGTCGTGGAGGTCGCTGAGGAATGA
- a CDS encoding uL15m family ribosomal protein, whose protein sequence is MPVNKRSKYRGSRTCGGGTSKNRRGAGNRGGRGRAGHRDHRFSHFLIANDVHNGKHGFVNKNPSRLTALDIGEIDQMADDLVATGKAALEGDVIVIDAGQIGIDKILGGGQVTKKMNISALSVTDRARQKIEENGGQILEA, encoded by the coding sequence ATGCCAGTGAATAAACGCTCAAAGTACCGTGGATCACGCACATGCGGCGGCGGTACGTCCAAGAACAGGCGTGGTGCCGGAAATCGTGGCGGCCGTGGAAGAGCAGGTCACAGGGACCACCGCTTCTCCCACTTCCTTATCGCAAACGATGTTCACAACGGCAAGCATGGGTTCGTTAACAAGAACCCCTCCCGCCTGACCGCCCTTGATATCGGTGAAATCGACCAGATGGCTGACGACCTTGTTGCAACCGGGAAGGCAGCCCTTGAAGGTGACGTAATTGTCATTGACGCGGGTCAAATCGGTATCGATAAAATACTTGGGGGCGGACAAGTTACCAAGAAGATGAACATCTCTGCACTGTCAGTTACTGACAGGGCCCGACAAAAAATCGAAGAGAACGGCGGCCAGATTCTGGAAGCCTAA
- a CDS encoding 30S ribosomal protein S5, translated as MAYEKEEWIPLTGLGKKVAAGDIASIDEVLESGRPIKEPGIVDYFLPDLEDEVLDINMVQRMTDSGRRVKFRCVVVVGNRNGYVGFGQGKDAQVGNAIKKAIAHAKLNIIPVKRGCGSWECGCGEAHSIPVRVEGKAGSVTVTLMPAPQGIGLVTGDISKKVLELAGITDVWSSSSGQTRTTINFAKATFDALKNSNLIRTGGSQ; from the coding sequence ATGGCCTACGAAAAGGAAGAATGGATTCCTCTCACGGGCCTCGGGAAGAAAGTAGCTGCCGGTGATATCGCAAGCATCGATGAGGTGCTCGAGAGCGGCAGGCCTATTAAGGAGCCCGGGATTGTCGATTATTTCCTCCCGGACCTCGAGGACGAGGTTCTTGACATTAACATGGTCCAGAGGATGACCGACAGCGGCCGTCGTGTCAAGTTCCGCTGTGTCGTTGTTGTTGGAAACCGCAACGGCTATGTCGGGTTCGGACAGGGAAAAGACGCACAGGTTGGAAATGCGATCAAAAAGGCAATTGCACACGCGAAGCTGAACATCATTCCGGTGAAGCGCGGATGCGGCAGTTGGGAATGCGGCTGTGGCGAAGCTCACTCGATCCCTGTTCGGGTCGAGGGCAAGGCCGGCAGTGTTACGGTAACCCTCATGCCTGCACCCCAGGGTATTGGCCTTGTGACCGGTGACATAAGCAAGAAGGTTCTCGAACTTGCCGGCATCACCGATGTCTGGAGTTCATCCTCCGGGCAGACCCGGACCACCATCAACTTTGCAAAGGCAACCTTTGACGCACTGAAAAACTCGAACCTCATCCGGACAGGAGGGTCCCAGTAA
- a CDS encoding ribonuclease P protein component 1, with amino-acid sequence MITAANICRHELVGLEACVSGSKNPSQVGIAGRIVGETKQMITLRCDGRTLHVAKNTATFDLRLPDDTRVRVDGSVLVMRPEKRTSMRIKI; translated from the coding sequence ATGATCACAGCAGCAAACATCTGCCGCCACGAGCTTGTCGGGCTTGAGGCCTGTGTTTCCGGGTCGAAAAACCCGTCACAGGTCGGCATAGCGGGCAGGATCGTTGGCGAGACAAAGCAGATGATTACGCTTCGCTGTGATGGACGCACTCTCCATGTTGCAAAGAACACTGCAACATTTGACCTTCGCCTTCCCGATGATACCCGCGTACGGGTTGATGGGTCGGTGCTGGTCATGAGGCCTGAAAAAAGAACCAGCATGCGAATTAAAATCTGA
- a CDS encoding 50S ribosomal protein L18 → MATGPRYFVPFRRRREGKTDYYRRMKLLLSEKPRMVVRKTNRQIIVQLVQAELEGDRTLVAAYSTELKDFGYSGATGNTPAAYLTGMLFAVKAQNAGYTEAILDIGPNRATTGGKLFGALKGAVAGGLEIPHGEDILPDDDRVTGAHIAEYAPERAGDLVENVGQAAEAIMKELK, encoded by the coding sequence ATGGCAACCGGACCACGGTATTTTGTTCCGTTCAGAAGAAGGCGCGAGGGCAAAACCGATTACTACAGGCGGATGAAGCTCCTCCTCTCGGAGAAACCAAGGATGGTCGTCAGGAAGACGAACCGCCAGATTATTGTTCAGCTTGTTCAGGCTGAACTCGAAGGAGACCGCACTCTCGTCGCTGCATACTCCACCGAACTCAAGGATTTCGGATACAGCGGCGCAACGGGCAACACCCCGGCAGCATATCTTACCGGCATGCTCTTTGCGGTCAAGGCGCAGAACGCCGGATACACAGAGGCAATTCTCGATATCGGCCCCAACAGGGCAACCACGGGCGGTAAGCTCTTCGGTGCTCTGAAAGGAGCGGTCGCAGGAGGCCTTGAGATTCCGCACGGCGAAGACATCCTTCCGGATGACGACAGAGTCACTGGTGCGCACATTGCCGAATACGCACCCGAGCGTGCCGGTGACCTCGTCGAAAATGTCGGACAGGCAGCAGAAGCAATCATGAAGGAGCTGAAATAA
- the rplX gene encoding 50S ribosomal protein L24, producing the protein MVRIASTQPRKQRKFRYNAPLHVRGRFLNAPLSAELREKYGRRSARIILGDTVRVVRGDFAGEEGVVDMIDTSNGRIVVHGVAVTRADGTEVPRPVNASNACITKLNLNDSRRAEKLEAKK; encoded by the coding sequence ATGGTAAGAATTGCTAGCACGCAGCCCAGAAAACAGCGGAAATTCCGCTACAATGCGCCACTTCACGTGAGGGGTCGTTTCCTCAACGCACCACTCTCCGCAGAACTGCGTGAGAAGTATGGTCGTCGCAGTGCCCGCATCATTCTCGGTGATACGGTCAGGGTCGTCAGAGGCGACTTTGCCGGTGAGGAAGGCGTTGTCGATATGATCGACACCAGCAACGGACGGATTGTCGTTCACGGTGTAGCTGTTACCCGTGCCGACGGAACCGAAGTGCCCCGGCCGGTGAATGCATCGAATGCATGCATCACGAAACTCAACCTGAATGACAGCCGCCGTGCAGAGAAACTGGAGGCGAAGAAGTAA
- a CDS encoding 50S ribosomal protein L6: MLTEKTVEIPEGVTASMEGSNFVVSGPKGTLKRGMRYPGIDVTCDGSVFSVRTESSRKKILAMLGTYASHANNMCNGVTDGFEYRMKVVYSHFPIQLKQTKEALEIANFLGEKESRFARIPEGVDVKVAGDEVIVTGADKELVGTTAARIERATKVRKRDPRVFQDGIYIVEKA; the protein is encoded by the coding sequence ATGCTTACAGAGAAAACTGTTGAAATTCCTGAAGGTGTCACCGCATCTATGGAAGGCAGCAATTTCGTGGTGTCCGGTCCGAAAGGAACCCTCAAGAGAGGGATGCGATACCCTGGCATTGATGTCACCTGTGACGGCAGCGTCTTCAGCGTTCGTACCGAATCATCACGGAAGAAGATCCTTGCAATGCTCGGCACCTATGCCTCCCATGCAAACAACATGTGCAACGGGGTCACGGATGGGTTTGAATACCGGATGAAGGTTGTCTACAGCCACTTCCCGATTCAGCTCAAACAGACCAAAGAGGCACTTGAGATCGCCAATTTCCTTGGTGAGAAAGAGTCCAGATTCGCACGGATTCCTGAGGGAGTCGATGTGAAGGTAGCCGGTGACGAAGTCATTGTTACCGGAGCGGACAAGGAACTCGTCGGAACAACTGCGGCACGTATTGAGCGTGCAACGAAGGTCAGAAAGCGTGACCCGCGTGTGTTCCAGGACGGTATATACATCGTAGAGAAGGCGTGA
- a CDS encoding 50S ribosomal protein L19e: MSDLKNQKRIAAAVLGCGVHRVWLDPERESDIENAISRGDIRELIEDGAISAKPVKGVSRGRARALTAKRSYGHCKGAGRRKGAAGARNPSKKVWIRKIRAIRRELRVLRDDGTIDRRIYRMMYRKAAGGQFRSVAHMKAQLEQIEGRMN, from the coding sequence ATGAGTGATCTGAAAAACCAGAAGCGCATCGCCGCCGCTGTTCTTGGCTGCGGTGTTCACCGCGTATGGCTTGACCCCGAACGTGAGAGCGACATTGAAAATGCCATCTCACGTGGCGATATCAGGGAGCTCATCGAGGATGGCGCCATTTCTGCAAAGCCCGTCAAAGGGGTAAGCAGGGGACGCGCACGTGCACTTACCGCCAAGCGTTCCTATGGTCACTGCAAGGGAGCAGGCCGCAGGAAGGGAGCTGCCGGTGCACGCAATCCGTCAAAGAAGGTGTGGATTCGCAAGATCCGTGCTATCCGCAGGGAACTCAGGGTTCTCCGTGACGACGGCACGATCGACCGCCGTATCTACCGTATGATGTACAGGAAGGCTGCAGGTGGACAGTTCCGCAGTGTGGCACACATGAAGGCCCAGCTCGAACAGATCGAAGGGAGGATGAACTAA
- a CDS encoding 50S ribosomal protein L22 encodes MARTGYSVQTGEEEARAKANELPISPKHSIEIARTIKGMKTGDAIAYLEDVVALKKAIPFKRFNRNVAHKKGLEGWDAGRYPVKASAKFIRLIKSVEKNAEYIGLDVENLVITHVSANRGRRMRGIFPRAMGRATPKYAESVNVEIVVKEA; translated from the coding sequence ATGGCAAGGACAGGATATTCAGTTCAGACCGGGGAAGAAGAAGCACGCGCGAAAGCAAACGAGCTTCCGATCTCGCCCAAGCACTCGATTGAGATTGCCAGAACGATTAAAGGAATGAAGACCGGCGATGCGATTGCCTACCTCGAGGATGTAGTTGCCCTGAAAAAGGCAATTCCGTTCAAGCGGTTCAACCGTAACGTTGCCCACAAGAAGGGACTTGAGGGTTGGGATGCCGGGAGGTATCCCGTCAAGGCATCCGCGAAGTTCATCCGCCTCATCAAATCTGTTGAGAAGAATGCGGAGTACATCGGCCTTGATGTGGAAAACCTCGTCATCACTCACGTCTCTGCAAATCGTGGACGGAGAATGCGCGGGATCTTCCCGCGTGCAATGGGCCGTGCGACACCGAAATACGCAGAATCGGTCAACGTTGAGATTGTGGTAAAGGAGGCCTGA
- a CDS encoding 30S ribosomal protein S19, whose amino-acid sequence MAKKTQRRLPRRKEEFTYHGYKIEDLQQMGMSELLPIMPARSRRKINRGFTPGHEKVLREIREGKERVRTHARDMVILPEMIGKTIEVHNGKDFVPVELQPEAVFHYLGEFALTRRRVSHGSAGIGATRSSKYVPLK is encoded by the coding sequence ATGGCAAAGAAAACACAGAGAAGGTTGCCGCGGCGGAAAGAGGAATTCACCTACCACGGCTACAAGATCGAGGATCTTCAGCAGATGGGCATGAGCGAGCTGCTCCCCATTATGCCGGCACGTTCACGCCGCAAAATCAACCGCGGATTTACCCCCGGCCACGAGAAGGTTCTTCGTGAAATTCGGGAAGGCAAGGAGCGTGTGCGGACACATGCCCGTGACATGGTCATCCTGCCTGAGATGATTGGAAAAACGATCGAAGTGCACAACGGAAAGGATTTCGTTCCGGTTGAACTCCAGCCCGAGGCGGTCTTCCACTACCTCGGGGAGTTCGCACTCACCCGCAGGCGTGTCAGCCACGGCAGTGCCGGTATCGGTGCAACCCGGTCGAGTAAGTATGTGCCCCTGAAGTGA
- a CDS encoding 50S ribosomal protein L30: protein MYVVVQVRGVVNCRKEIKDTLKMLRLHHINHCVLVPDTPAYLGMIRKVKDYVAYGEVDPEMLATILQTRGRLTGNGKLTDEYVKENSGFEDIAAFTQALCAGEAAIEDIPGLKPVLRLHPPRKGFRSIKRTYQQGGALGNYGSDINALLYRMR, encoded by the coding sequence ATGTATGTGGTTGTTCAGGTCCGCGGCGTGGTAAACTGCCGTAAGGAGATCAAGGATACCCTGAAGATGCTTCGCCTCCACCACATCAACCATTGTGTGCTCGTCCCCGACACCCCTGCATATCTCGGTATGATCAGGAAGGTCAAGGACTACGTCGCATATGGTGAAGTGGACCCTGAAATGCTCGCAACGATCCTTCAGACTCGCGGCCGTCTGACCGGCAACGGCAAACTGACCGACGAGTATGTGAAGGAGAACTCGGGCTTCGAGGACATTGCGGCATTCACCCAGGCACTCTGTGCCGGAGAAGCAGCGATTGAGGACATTCCGGGTCTGAAGCCCGTTCTCAGGCTTCACCCGCCCCGCAAGGGATTCCGCTCCATCAAGCGGACGTACCAGCAGGGTGGCGCACTCGGAAACTATGGGAGTGACATCAATGCACTCCTTTACAGGATGCGGTGA
- a CDS encoding 50S ribosomal protein L14: MKAKQSRTPRALSTGTRLTCADNTGARVVQIVSVDRYHGVRRRQPKLGLGDMAMVSVKKGTPDMRRKLEKAVVIRQRKEIRRVTGLRLSFEDNAMVITNERGEPKGTEIKGPVAREVAERFPKIGSMATIIV, from the coding sequence ATGAAAGCAAAACAGTCCCGCACCCCGCGCGCACTGTCAACCGGTACCCGGCTGACCTGTGCGGACAACACCGGAGCACGCGTGGTACAGATCGTTTCCGTCGACCGGTACCACGGTGTACGCCGTCGCCAGCCCAAACTGGGTCTCGGTGACATGGCAATGGTCTCTGTCAAAAAAGGCACTCCCGATATGCGGCGCAAGCTTGAAAAAGCAGTCGTGATCAGGCAGAGAAAAGAAATCAGAAGAGTAACGGGTCTTCGCCTGTCCTTCGAGGACAATGCGATGGTCATCACAAATGAGCGTGGCGAGCCGAAAGGCACCGAAATTAAGGGCCCGGTTGCCCGTGAGGTAGCCGAGAGGTTCCCGAAGATCGGTTCCATGGCGACCATCATCGTATGA
- a CDS encoding 50S ribosomal protein L5: protein MNPMRELYVDKVVVHMGVGEAGDKLVKAENIMTEITGQSPIRAFAKRTQPAFGIRKGQPIGCRVTLRGDRAENFVRTALEIVENTISASQFDATGNFSFGIEEHTDFPGQSYDPMIGIYGMDISVVLERKGIRIARRALQEKKLPSKQRVTKADAVAYMKEAFNVEVL, encoded by the coding sequence GTGAACCCAATGCGCGAACTCTATGTCGATAAGGTCGTCGTCCACATGGGCGTCGGTGAGGCTGGCGACAAGCTGGTCAAAGCCGAGAATATCATGACCGAGATCACCGGCCAGTCCCCGATTCGCGCATTTGCAAAGAGGACCCAGCCGGCCTTCGGCATCAGGAAAGGCCAGCCGATCGGTTGCCGTGTCACTCTGCGCGGAGACCGTGCCGAGAACTTCGTGCGCACCGCACTTGAGATCGTGGAGAACACCATCTCCGCAAGCCAGTTCGATGCAACCGGCAACTTCTCATTCGGTATTGAGGAACACACGGACTTTCCGGGCCAGAGCTACGATCCGATGATTGGTATCTATGGCATGGATATCAGCGTTGTCCTTGAACGGAAGGGCATCCGGATTGCACGCCGTGCACTCCAGGAGAAGAAACTCCCTTCAAAGCAGCGGGTGACCAAAGCCGATGCCGTGGCGTATATGAAAGAGGCATTTAACGTGGAGGTGCTGTGA
- the secY gene encoding preprotein translocase subunit SecY — protein sequence MGAMLDRLEPLLASMPSVKHPEGHVHFKNKLLWTAAILILYFFLTNIPVFGIDPNSQDIFAFYRALLAGASGSIAHLGIGPIVTASIVLQLLKGADLLDLDTSDTRGQVMYMGLQKLLIFVMIVLEAIPNVVGGFLSPDPVVAASLFGGNLGIVTFLIFLQICIGGVLIFFMDEVVTKWGVGSGVGLFIIAGVSQGLINGFFNWEAVQDAYPVGFFPRLFAVIMDGAPFLEYFGTDLLALITTIGIFLLIVYVESTRIEIPLAHSSVRGARGRFPVKLIYASVLPMILVRVLQANFQMLGLFLNNMGITILGEFVGQTPVNGIMYYIAPINGPSDWMWWAYDVGHEIWQILIRMGVDLFVMVVGGAVFALFWVKTAGLDSSHVARQIQMSGMHIPGYRRSESVLVKYLDRYIPRVTVIGGVFVGLLSVIANYFGVIGMVGGTGLLLTVSIVYRLYEEIASEQIMEMYPFMRGFFGKE from the coding sequence ATGGGAGCGATGCTGGACCGACTAGAACCACTGCTGGCTTCAATGCCATCAGTGAAACATCCGGAAGGCCACGTCCACTTCAAAAACAAATTGTTGTGGACTGCCGCGATTCTGATTCTGTACTTTTTCCTGACCAATATTCCGGTATTTGGGATTGATCCGAATTCTCAGGATATCTTTGCCTTTTATCGTGCTCTTCTCGCCGGTGCGAGCGGGTCGATAGCGCATCTCGGTATCGGACCAATCGTGACCGCATCAATCGTCCTGCAGCTCCTGAAAGGTGCTGATCTTCTGGACCTTGATACGAGTGATACACGCGGACAGGTTATGTACATGGGGCTGCAGAAGCTCCTGATCTTCGTAATGATTGTCCTTGAGGCAATTCCCAATGTCGTCGGAGGATTTCTGTCCCCTGACCCCGTGGTTGCCGCGTCACTCTTCGGTGGAAATCTCGGGATTGTAACCTTCCTGATATTCCTGCAGATCTGTATCGGCGGCGTTCTGATCTTCTTCATGGATGAAGTCGTCACCAAATGGGGTGTCGGCTCAGGTGTGGGTCTGTTCATCATTGCCGGTGTATCACAGGGTCTCATCAACGGTTTCTTCAACTGGGAGGCCGTCCAGGACGCATATCCTGTCGGGTTCTTCCCGCGGCTCTTTGCAGTGATAATGGATGGTGCGCCGTTCCTCGAATACTTCGGAACGGACCTTCTGGCTCTTATCACGACAATAGGTATATTCCTGCTCATCGTCTACGTGGAATCCACCCGTATCGAAATTCCGCTTGCCCACTCCTCCGTGCGTGGTGCACGTGGAAGGTTCCCGGTCAAACTGATCTACGCCAGTGTGCTTCCGATGATCCTTGTCCGTGTGCTGCAGGCAAACTTCCAGATGCTGGGTCTCTTCCTCAACAATATGGGGATCACCATTCTGGGAGAATTCGTCGGGCAGACGCCGGTCAATGGTATCATGTACTACATTGCACCGATCAACGGCCCCTCCGACTGGATGTGGTGGGCCTACGATGTCGGTCACGAGATATGGCAGATTCTCATCAGGATGGGTGTGGATCTCTTCGTGATGGTCGTCGGTGGTGCAGTCTTCGCTCTCTTCTGGGTGAAGACCGCAGGCCTTGACTCGTCCCATGTCGCACGGCAGATCCAGATGAGCGGAATGCACATCCCCGGTTACCGGCGCAGTGAATCGGTGCTGGTCAAATATCTTGACCGGTACATTCCGCGTGTCACGGTGATCGGTGGTGTGTTCGTCGGTCTTCTGAGTGTCATCGCCAACTATTTCGGTGTCATCGGAATGGTCGGCGGCACAGGACTGCTGCTGACGGTGAGTATTGTCTACCGCCTCTATGAGGAGATCGCAAGTGAACAGATCATGGAGATGTATCCGTTCATGCGCGGATTCTTCGGAAAAGAGTAA
- the rpmC gene encoding 50S ribosomal protein L29, whose amino-acid sequence MAIFRAKEIAQFSDVELQEQLGKLRLELVQDNGKVSAGGAPENPGRIREIRRTIARIATEQNRRRA is encoded by the coding sequence ATGGCAATCTTCAGGGCAAAGGAAATCGCTCAGTTCAGTGATGTGGAACTCCAGGAGCAGCTTGGAAAGCTCAGGCTCGAACTTGTCCAGGACAACGGAAAGGTCAGTGCCGGTGGAGCACCGGAAAACCCCGGCCGTATCCGCGAGATCCGGAGAACCATTGCACGGATTGCAACCGAGCAGAACAGGCGCAGGGCCTGA
- a CDS encoding 30S ribosomal protein S8 yields the protein MARLNPIADAMSTIKNASDVGKTECIVEPAGRLLGAMLGIMKEKGYIGGFELIEDGRGDQFRVFLNGNINKCGVITPRFSIQVAELEEWETQYLPAKNFGILLMTTSKGVLAHDEARKEGVGGELLAYVY from the coding sequence ATGGCACGATTAAATCCCATTGCCGATGCAATGAGCACCATCAAGAACGCCTCTGATGTGGGCAAGACCGAATGTATCGTCGAGCCCGCAGGCAGACTTCTTGGAGCCATGCTTGGCATCATGAAAGAGAAAGGATACATCGGAGGCTTCGAACTCATCGAGGACGGCCGTGGTGACCAGTTCCGGGTGTTTCTGAACGGAAACATCAACAAGTGCGGTGTTATCACCCCGCGGTTCTCCATCCAGGTCGCAGAACTTGAGGAGTGGGAAACCCAGTATCTTCCTGCAAAGAACTTCGGAATTCTCCTGATGACCACCTCAAAGGGTGTCCTCGCTCATGACGAGGCACGCAAAGAGGGCGTCGGTGGAGAACTGCTGGCGTATGTGTACTGA
- a CDS encoding 30S ribosomal protein S3, translating to MGIEKRFIEDGVRSARVDKFLTKELKRAGYGGMDIARTPLGTQITIFAEKPGIVIGKGGKVVRQITADLQAQFGIESPQIEVQQVDNPSFNAQIMAERLASSLERGWYFRKAGNSTIRRVMESGALGCEVVLSGKLTGARSRVQKFTEGYIKHSGEPSDTIVEKGYAIAIKKLGVIGVQVKIIPPGARLPDTFEVLEPQPMAEVEEAVYEEGTDEDILGAEIDAELSEVEDVPEEEAF from the coding sequence ATGGGAATTGAGAAGAGATTTATCGAGGACGGTGTCCGCTCAGCACGGGTCGACAAGTTCCTGACAAAAGAACTGAAGCGTGCCGGCTATGGGGGCATGGATATTGCCCGTACTCCCCTCGGCACCCAGATCACGATCTTCGCTGAAAAGCCCGGTATCGTGATTGGAAAAGGCGGAAAGGTGGTTCGTCAGATCACCGCCGATCTTCAGGCCCAGTTCGGGATTGAATCCCCGCAGATTGAGGTCCAGCAGGTCGACAACCCGTCGTTCAATGCACAGATTATGGCCGAACGCCTGGCAAGCTCACTCGAGCGCGGCTGGTATTTCCGCAAAGCAGGAAACAGCACCATCCGCCGTGTGATGGAGTCCGGTGCACTCGGGTGTGAGGTTGTCCTCTCCGGAAAGCTTACCGGTGCCCGTTCACGTGTCCAGAAGTTTACCGAGGGCTACATCAAGCACTCGGGAGAGCCGTCTGACACAATCGTCGAGAAGGGGTATGCAATTGCCATTAAAAAGCTCGGCGTCATCGGCGTTCAGGTTAAGATCATTCCGCCGGGAGCCCGGCTTCCCGACACCTTCGAGGTTCTCGAACCCCAGCCTATGGCAGAGGTTGAAGAGGCTGTCTACGAGGAAGGGACGGATGAGGATATCCTCGGTGCAGAGATCGATGCCGAACTCTCCGAAGTCGAGGATGTTCCCGAAGAGGAGGCGTTCTGA